The sequence CTGCCGAACGGGCGGCGGCTGCGGGTGGCTGTGGTGGGAGGCGGCCCCGCCGGTGGCGCCGCGGCGGAGGCGCTGGCCAAGggcggcgtggagacggtgctaATCGAGCGGAAGATGGACAACTGCAAGCCCTGCGGCGGCGCCATCCCGCTGTGCATGGTGTCGGAGTTCGACCTGCCGCTCGACCTTGTGGACCGCAAGGTGaggaagatgaagatgatttcgCCGTCCAACGTCGCCGTCGACATCGGCCGCACGCTCGCGCCCCACGAGTACATCGGGATGGTCAGGCGCGAGGTGCTCGACGCCTACCTCCGCTCACGGGCACAGTCCGTCGGCGCGGAGGTCGTCAACGGCCTCTTCCTAAGGTATATAGCAGCTAGATTTTACAGGAACGCAAGTGAATGCTGTCATTCATACTCATGCACTGATGCTGGCAGCAATAAAACTGCATTCTGCTTGTACCACCCACCTACTAGTACAAGTTCATTTTAGTACAAGTTCAATAAAACATTTGACCTTAATTTGTGCATGCATGTCAGTTTAGATAGCTTGTGCGTGCGTGTTAAGGCTCTCAATTCTAGTAGTACTGTCACAATTTGAAATTGAATTCCATTCATGTGTGAATTTGACAACTTACCAGTACTAGAATTGAATTCGATTCCATTGCTTAATTGATATGTGAATTAAATGGAATTTGATTCAAAACGAATCGAATGGGTCAAAAGTGCACATGGAAAAAAATGGATCTGCATGCATGCTTCAAAAGCCAACTCTGAAATCTTGAATGCCAGTTGCTGTGCAAGTGAAGGCGCGGTGTTTGATGTACCTGATTGTTTTGCTCAGGTACGAGGCGCCCAAAGAGCCGAACGGCTCGTACGTGGTGCACTACAACCACTACGACGGCAGCAACGGCAAGGTCGGCGGCGAGAAGCGGTCGTTCGAGGTGGACGCGATCGTGGGCGCGGACGGCGCCAACTCTCGCGTGGCCAAGGACATGGGCGCGGGCGACTACGAGTACGCCATCGCGTTCCAGGAGCGCGTCAAGATCCCCGACGACAAGATGGTGTACTACGAGGAGCGCGCGGAGATGTACGTCGGCGACGACGTCTCTCCCGACTTCTACGGCTGGGTGTTCCCCAAGTGCGACCACGTCGCCGTCGGCACCGGCACCGTCACGCACAAGGCCGACATCAAGAAGTTTCAGGCCGCCACGCGCCTCCGCGCCAAGGACAAGATTGAGGGCGGCAAGATCATCCGCGTCGAGGCGCACCCCATCCCCGAGCACCCCAGGCCTAAGAGGTACCTGGTGGCTTTCTCTTCTCTCGGTGCAAGAATATAATGTCGGTTGCTGGATCATGTATTCATGTATGTATGCCTGATCTGACTAATTGGCCaacaaataaaataaaaataaaatgcaGGGTGTCCGGGCGGGTGACGCTGGTGGGCGACGCCGCGGGGTACGTGACCAAGTGCTCCGGCGAGGGCATCTACTTCGCGG is a genomic window of Zea mays cultivar B73 chromosome 5, Zm-B73-REFERENCE-NAM-5.0, whole genome shotgun sequence containing:
- the LOC100283007 gene encoding Geranylgeranyl diphosphate reductase, chloroplastic, whose translation is MTSLSSAVALPSSCRARPAGGSRRARMVVTRAAASSPKLPNGRRLRVAVVGGGPAGGAAAEALAKGGVETVLIERKMDNCKPCGGAIPLCMVSEFDLPLDLVDRKVRKMKMISPSNVAVDIGRTLAPHEYIGMVRREVLDAYLRSRAQSVGAEVVNGLFLRYEAPKEPNGSYVVHYNHYDGSNGKVGGEKRSFEVDAIVGADGANSRVAKDMGAGDYEYAIAFQERVKIPDDKMVYYEERAEMYVGDDVSPDFYGWVFPKCDHVAVGTGTVTHKADIKKFQAATRLRAKDKIEGGKIIRVEAHPIPEHPRPKRVSGRVTLVGDAAGYVTKCSGEGIYFAAKSGRMCAEAIVAGSANGTRMVEESDLRKYLAEFDRLYWPTYKVLDILQKVFYRSNAAREAFVEMCADDYVQKMTFDSYLYKRVVPGNPLDDIKLAVNTIGSLVRATALRREMEKVTL